The following are encoded in a window of Flavobacteriales bacterium genomic DNA:
- the rpsA gene encoding 30S ribosomal protein S1: protein MAEETQQAEQATPPAKAERRTPVSTKVGNRTTITFAEPPADFDWGVVEADALPGAVDRDTMEKAYEDTLSSISEKQVLMGTVVGMNKKEVVINIGYKSEGVVPISEFRYKADLAIGDQVEVYIEKQEDKTGQMVISHKTARVHNAWGKVNHAMETSEIITGYVKCRTKGGLIVDVFGIEAFLPGSQIDVKPIRDYDQYVGKNMEFKVVKINQEFKNVVVSHKALIEAELEAQKKQIIGGLEKGQVLEGTVKNITSYGVFVDLGGVDGLIHITDLSYGRVSHPEEVVKLDEKINVVILDFDDEKKRIALGLKQLQSHPWDALSADMNAGDKVKGKVMVITDYGAFVEVAPGVEGLLHVSEMSWSQHLRSPKDFLKEGQEIDCVILNIDREERKMSLGMKQLAADPWADIEFKYPLKSKHTAKVRNFTHFGIFAELEEGVDGLIHISDLSWTKRIKHPSEFCNVGDEIEVVVLEVDKDNRRLSLGHKQVEENPWEVFAGVFTPGSTHEGTITGRAGQNFVVSLPYGVEGTVTAKHLKKADGSKAEVEEKLPFMVLEFNGEARRITLSHTRTFEEGEEPIEAPAAKGKRTRKEGDGAASASLKSVNDKVEKSTLGDLGVLGDLKSAMETKERATKGKKAKEEEAGDEAE, encoded by the coding sequence ATGGCTGAAGAAACACAACAGGCCGAACAGGCCACCCCGCCCGCCAAGGCCGAACGCCGGACGCCGGTGAGCACCAAGGTGGGCAACCGCACCACCATCACCTTCGCCGAACCCCCCGCCGATTTCGACTGGGGCGTGGTGGAGGCCGACGCCCTGCCGGGTGCCGTGGACCGCGACACCATGGAGAAGGCCTATGAGGACACCCTCAGCAGCATCTCCGAGAAGCAGGTGCTCATGGGCACCGTGGTGGGCATGAACAAGAAGGAGGTGGTGATCAACATCGGCTACAAGTCCGAGGGCGTGGTCCCCATCAGCGAATTCCGCTACAAGGCCGATCTCGCCATCGGCGACCAGGTGGAGGTCTACATCGAGAAGCAGGAGGACAAGACCGGTCAGATGGTGATCAGCCACAAGACCGCCCGTGTCCACAACGCGTGGGGCAAGGTGAACCACGCCATGGAGACCAGCGAGATCATCACCGGCTACGTGAAGTGCCGCACCAAGGGCGGCCTTATCGTGGACGTGTTCGGCATCGAGGCCTTCCTGCCCGGCAGCCAGATCGATGTGAAGCCCATCCGCGACTACGACCAGTACGTGGGCAAGAACATGGAATTCAAGGTGGTGAAGATCAACCAGGAATTCAAGAACGTGGTGGTCTCCCACAAGGCGCTGATCGAAGCCGAACTGGAAGCCCAGAAGAAGCAGATCATAGGCGGCCTGGAGAAAGGCCAGGTGCTCGAGGGCACCGTGAAGAACATCACCAGCTACGGCGTGTTCGTGGACCTCGGCGGTGTCGACGGCCTCATCCACATCACCGACCTGAGCTATGGCCGCGTGAGCCACCCCGAGGAAGTGGTGAAGCTCGACGAGAAGATCAACGTGGTGATCCTCGACTTCGACGACGAGAAGAAGCGCATCGCCCTTGGTCTGAAGCAACTGCAATCGCACCCCTGGGACGCCCTCAGCGCCGACATGAACGCCGGCGACAAGGTGAAGGGCAAGGTGATGGTGATCACCGACTACGGCGCCTTCGTGGAAGTGGCCCCCGGCGTGGAAGGCCTGCTGCACGTGAGCGAGATGAGCTGGAGCCAGCACCTGCGCAGCCCCAAGGACTTCCTCAAGGAAGGGCAGGAGATCGATTGCGTCATCCTCAACATCGACCGCGAAGAGCGCAAGATGAGCCTGGGCATGAAGCAACTCGCCGCCGACCCCTGGGCCGACATCGAGTTCAAGTACCCGCTCAAGAGCAAGCACACCGCCAAGGTGCGCAACTTCACCCACTTCGGCATCTTCGCCGAACTGGAGGAAGGCGTGGACGGCCTCATCCACATCAGCGACCTCAGCTGGACCAAGCGCATCAAGCACCCCAGCGAGTTCTGCAACGTGGGCGACGAGATCGAAGTGGTGGTGCTGGAAGTGGACAAGGACAACCGCCGCCTCAGCCTCGGCCACAAGCAGGTGGAGGAGAACCCCTGGGAAGTGTTCGCAGGCGTCTTCACGCCCGGCAGCACGCATGAGGGCACCATCACCGGCCGTGCCGGTCAGAACTTCGTGGTGAGCCTGCCCTATGGCGTGGAAGGCACCGTCACCGCCAAGCACCTGAAGAAAGCCGACGGCTCCAAGGCCGAAGTGGAGGAGAAGCTCCCCTTCATGGTGCTGGAGTTCAATGGCGAGGCGCGCCGCATCACCCTCAGCCACACGCGCACCTTCGAGGAGGGCGAGGAGCCCATCGAGGCACCTGCCGCCAAAGGCAAGCGCACGCGCAAGGAAGGCGATGGCGCCGCCAGTGCCAGCCTGAAGAGCGTGAATGACAAGGTGGAGAAGAGCACCCTGGGCGATCTGGGCGTGCTGGGCGATCTGAAGAGCGCCATGGAGACCAAGGAGCGCGCCACCAAGGGCAAGAAAGCCAAGGAGGAGGAAGCCGGCGACGAAGCCGAGTAA
- a CDS encoding 4-hydroxy-3-methylbut-2-enyl diphosphate reductase, with the protein MRTFTIPTHYRSELIGRLKAWRKTQDPKKKDLSPTLLDLGAVRFVFARHFGFCYGVENAIEISYQAIEQNPGKRIFLLSQMIHNPAVNEDLESHGLRFIQDTHGNMLMDWDELGPDDIVIIPAFGTTLETEARLRAIGIDPLKHNTTCPFVEKVWKRSDQLGDQRYTVIIHGKAKHEETRATFSHTVRKAPAVVLRDMAEAELLGRIILGEEPLETFEQVFRARASEGFDPARDFQRLGVVNQTTMLATETQAIADHFKQVMVRKYGDAYLKAHFADTRDTLCYATNDNQDATNELLRAEADLALVVGGYNSSNTSHLVELLERRFPTFFIKDEGEILSEEAIRHFNYPAQKLETTKHWLPAKRPITIILTSGASCPDSLLDRVMLKVLGMVEGAKDPVEVVEGLVA; encoded by the coding sequence GTGCGCACTTTCACCATTCCCACCCACTACCGCAGCGAACTCATCGGGCGCCTGAAGGCCTGGCGCAAGACGCAAGACCCCAAGAAGAAGGACCTCTCGCCCACCCTGCTGGACCTGGGGGCGGTGCGCTTCGTTTTCGCCCGCCACTTCGGCTTCTGCTACGGCGTGGAGAACGCCATCGAGATCAGCTACCAGGCCATCGAACAGAACCCCGGCAAGCGGATCTTCCTGCTGAGCCAGATGATCCACAATCCGGCGGTGAACGAGGACCTTGAAAGCCACGGCCTGCGCTTCATCCAGGACACGCACGGCAACATGCTGATGGACTGGGACGAACTGGGGCCGGACGATATCGTGATCATACCCGCCTTCGGCACCACCTTGGAGACCGAGGCGAGGTTGAGGGCCATCGGCATCGACCCGCTGAAGCACAACACCACCTGCCCCTTCGTGGAAAAGGTGTGGAAGCGCAGCGACCAGCTCGGCGACCAGCGGTACACGGTGATCATCCACGGCAAGGCGAAGCACGAGGAGACACGCGCCACCTTCAGCCACACGGTGCGGAAGGCGCCCGCCGTGGTGCTGCGCGATATGGCCGAGGCCGAGTTGCTGGGCCGCATCATCCTGGGTGAAGAGCCGCTGGAGACCTTCGAGCAGGTCTTCCGTGCGCGCGCCAGCGAAGGCTTCGATCCCGCGCGGGACTTCCAGCGCTTGGGCGTGGTGAACCAGACCACCATGCTGGCCACCGAAACGCAGGCCATCGCCGACCATTTCAAGCAGGTGATGGTGCGCAAATACGGCGATGCCTACCTCAAGGCCCACTTCGCCGACACGCGCGACACGCTCTGCTACGCCACCAACGACAACCAGGACGCCACCAACGAACTGCTGCGGGCCGAGGCCGACCTGGCCTTGGTGGTGGGCGGCTACAACAGCAGCAACACCAGCCACCTGGTGGAGTTGCTGGAGCGGAGGTTCCCCACCTTCTTCATCAAGGATGAGGGCGAGATCCTCAGTGAGGAAGCGATACGGCACTTCAACTACCCGGCGCAAAAGCTGGAGACCACGAAGCATTGGCTTCCGGCGAAACGCCCCATCACCATCATCCTCACCAGCGGTGCCAGTTGTCCGGACTCCCTGTTGGACCGCGTGATGTTGAAGGTGCTGGGCATGGTGGAGGGCGCGAAGGACCCGGTGGAGGTGGTGGAGGGGCTGGTCGCCTGA
- a CDS encoding SH3 domain-containing protein: MANAPEMGETSRSVPDRDKAYRVTASVLNMREGPGPKHPVIGKLDNGAVVSVLERSKDGDWALIAAHDGKNTLNGWVDGRYLTVEKVEEVDRTMEVRAKKRVRSKAADAAGLSEAAALDGARATRGEGGQGSATEDVASKRIAIVIGSTRHRGHPVLRTASAGAMAFREALAGALLNIETVISRIDEADGFSMDRFRREVLFPNSAPLKDGQGVHVILFYSGYGIENQSGRFVARLLTDEPLGVAPHVLVSQVSLFASVLSVTCILDLVSTQSVSYDIKDDVYLSPREVPWSIIAGVSAPPDERNSEANGPSAFVKAVIKGLNWTERNPGPLTASGLLHMVGNEAAVVGSFELFEDHRGDIDLSDPREFPHMGTEGVQEKTLRETTRTHHDDAAKVDHLGRKAFAQLLAQRIRQARGLIQGTDDIEGAGDSYAFMVHLHGPWGSGKSSVLNFLKDELTHWGWKADRRRRRVVLHDLSRWQRWKWRVHGAVRYMFSRASAIDRLRAMRRRAWVVVDFNAWRHQRVKPPWWSLIHVIASQGRKQLTWAERQRFGVTWFLRRFRADLLAWGLAIVFLALSIALFLSTANGGAQDTSVAMGSVTEGKFKGYKDWWAAISGVLTILLGFVAWSRTFFLDARSAQHLADMRSDVMRPVVKLFDRIIHFMRRPVIIYIDDLDRCDQPYVVELLEGVQTLFRDTPVTFLVAADKQWICTSFEQHYTTFGPVIGVPGRPLGHLFLEKMFQISAELPRVPGAARDRFLRQLLDSSERPDERTPLNTQTARSEVLEEIAKLPSNEELRELGKRTDDPAKRQVIAEKIVERSTESDQAKALEHRLMRFADLLEHNPRAMKRLVNAFAMNLAVRDLQQNFSDLDDLARWTILELRWPTLAEHITKEPEATNLLHGATGIKLPERMAPLLEDDEVKRVAGAIREEDDPPGGLTVESVRKLLG; this comes from the coding sequence ATGGCCAACGCGCCCGAGATGGGGGAAACTAGCAGGTCCGTTCCAGATCGCGACAAAGCATATCGTGTTACCGCGAGTGTCCTGAACATGCGCGAAGGGCCTGGACCCAAGCATCCGGTCATTGGGAAACTAGATAACGGTGCAGTGGTCAGTGTGCTTGAGCGGTCCAAAGACGGCGATTGGGCCTTGATCGCGGCCCATGACGGGAAGAACACCCTCAATGGTTGGGTGGATGGGAGGTATTTGACGGTGGAGAAGGTTGAGGAAGTTGATAGGACAATGGAGGTCAGGGCCAAGAAACGGGTGCGATCCAAGGCTGCGGATGCAGCTGGCCTATCAGAGGCTGCTGCACTCGATGGGGCGCGAGCAACACGGGGTGAAGGTGGTCAAGGGTCGGCCACCGAAGACGTCGCGTCCAAGCGGATCGCGATCGTGATCGGATCCACAAGACACCGGGGGCATCCTGTGCTGAGAACGGCCAGTGCAGGTGCCATGGCGTTTCGTGAAGCGCTGGCCGGAGCATTACTGAACATCGAGACGGTCATTTCACGGATCGATGAAGCAGATGGGTTCAGTATGGATCGATTCAGGAGGGAAGTTCTTTTCCCGAATAGCGCACCCTTGAAGGACGGCCAAGGTGTGCATGTGATCCTGTTCTATTCTGGTTACGGGATCGAGAACCAATCGGGGCGTTTTGTAGCGCGCTTGTTGACTGATGAACCGCTTGGTGTTGCTCCCCATGTCCTGGTATCCCAAGTATCCCTGTTCGCTTCGGTGTTGTCGGTCACATGTATCCTGGACCTTGTGTCAACTCAAAGTGTGTCTTATGATATCAAGGACGATGTGTACCTGTCTCCGCGCGAGGTTCCATGGTCGATAATCGCTGGGGTTTCAGCTCCTCCGGATGAGAGAAATTCTGAAGCCAATGGCCCGAGTGCGTTCGTCAAGGCTGTCATCAAGGGCTTGAATTGGACGGAGCGAAACCCTGGACCCCTGACCGCATCAGGGTTATTGCACATGGTAGGAAATGAAGCCGCCGTAGTCGGCTCATTCGAGTTGTTCGAAGACCATCGGGGTGATATCGACTTGAGCGATCCGCGTGAATTTCCGCATATGGGAACAGAGGGTGTCCAAGAGAAGACCCTCCGCGAAACCACCCGCACCCACCACGACGATGCCGCCAAGGTGGACCACCTGGGCCGGAAAGCCTTCGCCCAGCTGCTGGCCCAGCGCATCCGGCAGGCGCGTGGGCTGATACAAGGTACCGACGATATTGAAGGCGCCGGCGACAGCTACGCTTTCATGGTGCATCTGCACGGCCCATGGGGTTCTGGAAAATCGTCCGTGCTCAACTTCTTGAAAGACGAATTGACCCATTGGGGGTGGAAGGCGGACCGTAGACGGCGAAGGGTGGTGCTCCATGACCTGTCTCGTTGGCAGCGATGGAAATGGCGTGTGCATGGCGCAGTACGGTACATGTTCTCGCGGGCCTCGGCCATAGACCGATTGCGTGCAATGCGCCGTCGGGCCTGGGTAGTGGTAGACTTCAATGCCTGGCGGCATCAACGGGTGAAGCCACCCTGGTGGTCGTTGATCCATGTGATCGCCTCGCAAGGCCGCAAACAGCTTACCTGGGCGGAACGTCAGCGCTTTGGGGTCACTTGGTTCCTGCGCCGTTTTCGGGCCGACCTGCTGGCTTGGGGACTGGCCATTGTGTTCCTGGCGTTGTCCATCGCACTGTTCTTGAGCACAGCCAATGGGGGGGCGCAGGACACCTCGGTCGCAATGGGGTCCGTTACAGAGGGGAAGTTCAAGGGCTACAAGGATTGGTGGGCGGCGATTTCCGGTGTGTTGACGATCCTGCTCGGTTTCGTGGCATGGAGTCGTACCTTCTTTCTGGATGCCCGCTCGGCGCAGCATCTTGCTGACATGCGGTCCGATGTGATGCGTCCCGTGGTCAAGCTCTTCGATCGGATCATCCACTTCATGCGTCGGCCGGTCATCATCTACATCGATGACCTGGACCGCTGCGACCAACCCTATGTGGTGGAACTGCTCGAAGGGGTTCAGACCCTTTTCCGGGATACGCCCGTCACTTTCCTAGTGGCAGCGGACAAGCAGTGGATCTGTACCAGCTTCGAGCAGCACTACACCACCTTCGGCCCGGTCATCGGCGTACCCGGTAGGCCCTTGGGACACCTCTTCCTGGAGAAGATGTTCCAGATCTCCGCGGAGTTGCCGAGAGTGCCGGGTGCGGCACGCGATCGGTTCTTGAGACAACTGTTGGATAGCAGCGAGCGGCCCGATGAAAGAACACCATTGAACACTCAGACCGCACGGTCCGAGGTGTTGGAAGAGATCGCCAAGCTTCCGTCAAATGAGGAGTTGCGTGAGTTGGGCAAGCGCACCGACGATCCTGCCAAACGGCAGGTGATCGCTGAAAAGATCGTGGAGCGATCCACCGAATCGGACCAGGCGAAAGCATTGGAGCATCGCCTCATGCGCTTCGCCGATCTGCTGGAACATAATCCCCGTGCCATGAAACGCCTGGTGAACGCTTTCGCCATGAATCTCGCTGTGCGCGACCTGCAGCAGAATTTCAGCGATCTTGACGATCTTGCACGATGGACCATCCTCGAGTTGCGCTGGCCGACCCTGGCCGAGCACATCACCAAGGAGCCGGAAGCCACGAACCTGCTCCATGGTGCTACAGGCATCAAGCTGCCGGAGAGGATGGCGCCGCTTTTGGAGGACGATGAGGTGAAACGTGTGGCAGGTGCCATACGTGAGGAGGACGACCCTCCGGGTGGTCTGACCGTGGAGTCGGTCAGAAAGCTACTGGGATGA
- a CDS encoding response regulator transcription factor, giving the protein MKHHVALVDDHHLLRGGLGSVVNRLGGYQVTLEAGHGKEFIELLRDAEPPAIAIVDLNMPVMDGYATLHWLRANRPEIRPLVLTFDADDDAMARAVRAGARGFLLKDVSPAMLKAALDGIMRDGYHLPEEALLAADGHGGRRHGDLMARISKRELEFLLHICSDEEPTYEQVAKAMGVSRSTVDKFREHLFEKLGVKSKTGLVMLAMRMGLVR; this is encoded by the coding sequence ATGAAGCACCACGTGGCCTTGGTGGACGACCACCACCTGTTGCGCGGCGGACTGGGTTCCGTGGTGAACCGGCTGGGCGGCTATCAGGTGACCCTGGAGGCCGGGCACGGCAAGGAGTTCATCGAACTGCTGCGCGACGCGGAACCGCCTGCGATCGCCATTGTGGACCTGAACATGCCGGTGATGGACGGCTACGCCACGCTGCATTGGCTGCGCGCCAACCGGCCGGAGATCCGCCCGCTGGTGCTCACCTTCGACGCCGACGACGATGCCATGGCGCGCGCGGTACGTGCCGGCGCCCGCGGCTTCCTCCTGAAGGATGTGAGTCCCGCCATGCTGAAGGCCGCGCTGGACGGCATCATGCGCGACGGCTACCACCTGCCGGAGGAGGCGCTGCTGGCCGCCGATGGCCACGGCGGCCGTCGGCACGGGGATCTGATGGCGCGCATCAGTAAGCGCGAACTGGAGTTCCTGTTGCACATCTGTTCCGATGAGGAGCCGACCTACGAGCAGGTGGCCAAGGCCATGGGCGTGAGCCGCAGCACGGTGGACAAGTTCCGCGAGCACCTCTTCGAGAAGCTCGGCGTGAAGAGCAAGACCGGCCTGGTGATGCTGGCCATGCGCATGGGGCTGGTGCGCTGA
- a CDS encoding ABC transporter ATP-binding protein, protein MIRLTGIRKSYRMGSNTLQVLKGIDLHIAPGELVSIMGSSGSGKSTLLNIIGILDIPDSGEYLLDGMPIKDLSETRSAGLRSKYIGFVFQSFNLISFKNALENVALPLYYQGVRRKKRHEQAMAMLEQVGLREWAHHLPNELSGGQKQRVAIARALIADPKVILADEPTGALDTTTSEEVMELLLRVNRELGITVVIVTHEHDIAAMTQRVIRLKDGLIENAHVDPASLLEHAR, encoded by the coding sequence ATGATCCGACTCACGGGAATCCGCAAGAGCTATCGCATGGGCAGCAACACGCTGCAGGTGCTCAAGGGCATCGACCTGCACATCGCCCCCGGCGAACTGGTGAGCATCATGGGCAGCTCCGGCTCTGGCAAGAGCACCCTGCTGAACATCATCGGCATCCTGGACATCCCCGACAGCGGCGAATATCTGCTGGACGGCATGCCGATCAAGGACCTGAGCGAAACGCGGTCCGCGGGACTGCGCTCGAAATACATCGGCTTCGTGTTCCAGAGCTTCAACCTCATCAGCTTCAAGAACGCGCTGGAGAATGTGGCCCTACCGCTCTACTACCAGGGCGTGCGGCGGAAGAAGCGGCACGAGCAGGCGATGGCCATGCTGGAACAGGTGGGCCTTCGCGAGTGGGCGCACCACCTGCCCAACGAACTCAGCGGCGGCCAGAAGCAGCGCGTGGCCATCGCCCGCGCGCTGATCGCCGACCCCAAAGTGATCCTGGCCGACGAACCCACCGGCGCATTGGACACCACCACCAGCGAGGAAGTGATGGAACTGCTGCTGCGCGTGAACCGCGAACTGGGCATCACGGTGGTAATCGTGACCCACGAGCACGACATCGCGGCCATGACCCAGCGTGTCATCCGTCTGAAGGATGGCCTGATCGAGAACGCGCATGTGGATCCCGCTTCCCTCCTCGAGCACGCCCGCTGA
- a CDS encoding ABC transporter permease — protein sequence MFDREKWGEVFESIGKNKLRAVLTGFAVFWGIFMLIILLGAGAGLRNGFEYNFRNTATNSIRIWGNETSKPWKGLPPNRSIDLTEEDIEALRHAIPGIEHISGQYRVWRGNSQLRYGMNTGSYNIRGIQPEFRHLQHHEIIAGRFINEVDQVQNRKVIVIAEDCRTELFKQEDPLHQWVQVNGIPFEVVGLYRYETGGPERGQRSPVYIPLAAAQRVFNAKGLVDDITFSFADASIAGAKQAQQRAVHTLARRHDFDPTDERALWVNNNVENVGTVGMIFTGITTFLWFVGIGSLIAGIVGVSNIMLIVVKERTREIGIRKALGATPANVVGQVLLEAVTITAMAGWTGLVLGVFLMEGIASVVPGSEFFRDPTIQINVALWALAALILAGAMAGFIPARRAAAIRPIEALRDE from the coding sequence ATGTTCGACCGCGAGAAATGGGGTGAGGTGTTCGAGAGCATCGGCAAGAACAAGCTGCGGGCGGTGCTCACGGGCTTCGCCGTGTTCTGGGGCATCTTCATGCTGATCATCCTGCTCGGGGCCGGTGCGGGGCTGCGCAACGGCTTTGAGTACAACTTCCGCAACACCGCCACCAACAGCATCCGCATCTGGGGCAACGAAACGAGCAAGCCCTGGAAGGGTCTGCCGCCGAACCGCTCCATAGACCTCACCGAGGAGGACATCGAGGCGCTGCGGCACGCCATCCCGGGCATCGAGCACATCAGCGGGCAGTACCGCGTTTGGCGCGGCAACAGCCAGCTGCGCTACGGCATGAACACGGGCAGCTACAACATCCGTGGCATACAGCCGGAATTCCGCCACCTGCAACACCACGAGATCATCGCCGGCCGCTTCATCAATGAGGTGGACCAGGTGCAGAACCGCAAGGTGATCGTGATCGCCGAGGACTGCCGCACGGAGCTCTTCAAGCAGGAGGACCCCTTGCACCAATGGGTGCAGGTGAACGGCATTCCCTTCGAGGTGGTGGGCCTCTACCGCTATGAGACCGGCGGGCCGGAACGCGGGCAGCGCAGCCCGGTGTACATCCCACTGGCCGCCGCACAGCGTGTGTTCAATGCCAAAGGCCTGGTGGACGACATCACCTTCAGCTTCGCCGATGCCAGCATCGCCGGCGCCAAGCAGGCCCAGCAGCGGGCGGTGCATACCCTGGCGCGCCGCCACGATTTCGACCCCACCGACGAGCGGGCGCTGTGGGTGAACAACAACGTGGAGAACGTGGGCACGGTGGGCATGATCTTCACCGGCATCACCACCTTCCTCTGGTTCGTGGGCATCGGCTCGCTCATCGCCGGCATCGTGGGCGTGAGCAACATCATGCTCATCGTGGTGAAGGAGCGCACACGGGAGATCGGCATCCGCAAGGCGCTGGGCGCCACGCCCGCCAACGTGGTGGGGCAGGTGCTGCTGGAGGCCGTCACCATCACGGCCATGGCCGGATGGACGGGCCTGGTGCTGGGGGTCTTCCTCATGGAGGGCATCGCCAGCGTGGTGCCCGGCAGCGAATTCTTCCGCGATCCCACGATCCAGATCAACGTGGCCCTGTGGGCCCTTGCCGCGCTGATCCTGGCAGGGGCCATGGCGGGATTCATTCCCGCTCGGCGCGCGGCGGCCATACGTCCCATTGAAGCTTTACGCGACGAATAA
- a CDS encoding ABC transporter permease, which yields MFDSDRWGEIWNTLSRNKLRSFLTMFGVGWGIFMLVVMLGMGNGLKNAVMGGFEGFATNSAFIWTMPTTKPFAGFQKGRRFFFDNEDIDLIRRNVEGIEICSPQLQLGGWQGGNNVSRGSKVGSFSIYGSEPEVLQVEGVAIAQGRFLNRMDLAQERKVAVVGVEVVKQLFGAEDPLGGHIKINGVYFQVVGVSKKKSSAQMGDNPDAKIYVPFTTFQKAFNSLNQVHWFTIVAEPGVDVARVEKDIRLLMARKHRVDPTDESAFGSWNLQEFYGKMNGLFIGIGGLSWFVGICTLLAGVIGIGNIMLVSIQERTKEIGIRRSMGATPRNITGQIVQEALTLTFVAGYFGLLAGVGVLEAVRNLAGDADFFKNPGVDLFVALVAFAVLIASGLLAGLLPARRALAINAVDALRAE from the coding sequence ATGTTCGACAGCGACCGCTGGGGAGAGATCTGGAACACGCTGAGCCGCAACAAGCTCCGCAGCTTCCTCACCATGTTCGGTGTGGGCTGGGGCATCTTCATGCTGGTGGTGATGCTGGGCATGGGCAACGGTCTGAAGAACGCCGTGATGGGCGGTTTCGAGGGCTTCGCCACCAACAGCGCCTTCATCTGGACGATGCCCACCACCAAACCTTTTGCGGGTTTCCAGAAGGGACGGCGCTTCTTTTTCGACAATGAGGACATCGACCTCATCCGCCGCAACGTGGAAGGCATCGAGATCTGTTCACCGCAGTTGCAGCTCGGCGGCTGGCAGGGTGGCAACAACGTGAGCCGGGGCAGCAAGGTGGGCTCCTTCTCCATCTACGGCAGCGAACCCGAGGTGCTCCAGGTGGAGGGCGTGGCCATTGCACAGGGCCGTTTCCTCAACCGCATGGACCTGGCGCAGGAACGCAAGGTGGCGGTGGTCGGCGTGGAGGTGGTGAAGCAACTCTTCGGGGCGGAGGATCCGCTGGGCGGCCACATCAAGATCAACGGTGTCTACTTCCAGGTGGTGGGCGTGAGCAAGAAGAAGAGCAGCGCGCAGATGGGCGACAACCCCGACGCGAAGATCTACGTGCCCTTCACCACCTTCCAGAAGGCCTTCAACAGCCTGAACCAGGTGCATTGGTTCACCATCGTGGCCGAACCGGGCGTGGACGTGGCACGCGTGGAAAAGGACATCCGTCTGCTGATGGCGCGGAAACACCGCGTGGACCCCACCGACGAGAGCGCCTTCGGCAGCTGGAACCTGCAGGAGTTCTATGGCAAGATGAACGGCCTCTTCATCGGCATCGGCGGCCTCAGTTGGTTCGTGGGCATCTGCACCCTGCTCGCCGGGGTGATCGGCATAGGCAACATCATGCTCGTGAGCATCCAGGAACGCACCAAGGAGATCGGCATCCGCCGCAGCATGGGCGCCACACCGCGCAACATCACCGGACAGATCGTGCAGGAGGCCCTCACCCTCACCTTCGTCGCCGGCTACTTCGGTCTGCTCGCCGGCGTGGGCGTGCTGGAAGCCGTGCGCAACCTGGCGGGCGATGCCGACTTCTTCAAGAACCCCGGCGTGGACCTCTTCGTGGCGCTGGTGGCCTTCGCCGTCCTCATCGCCAGCGGCCTGCTTGCCGGACTGTTGCCCGCGCGCCGCGCACTCGCCATCAATGCCGTGGACGCCCTGCGCGCCGAATAG